The Streptomyces sp. CC0208 genome window below encodes:
- a CDS encoding mechanosensitive ion channel family protein, with product MSLSAVLLAASPSPSPSPSDTSTPAVPSLQDAQESATNAASWVEQNWSTWLAIGLRVLLILVIAGVLRMVVRRAITKLIDRMNRTAQAVDGTSIGGLLVNNERRHQRSQAIGSVLRSVASFAILGTAALMILGAFEINLAPLLASAGVAGVAIGFGARNLVTDFLSGVFMILEDQYGVGDTIDAGVASGEVIEVGLRVTKLRGDSGEIWYVRNGEVKRIGNLSQGWATAGVDVTVRASEDLDKVKRVLGEVAEKMSKEEPWNELLWSPIEVLGLDSVLLDSMVVRVSAKTMPGKSLTVERELRWRVKRAFDAADIRIVGGATVPADEESADPAAAVAAPSVFANSESPQSAAASPLVSAPVQRPAPK from the coding sequence GTGTCCTTGTCCGCCGTCCTACTGGCCGCGAGTCCGTCGCCGTCGCCGTCCCCCTCGGACACCTCGACGCCGGCCGTGCCGAGTCTCCAGGACGCCCAGGAGAGCGCGACGAACGCCGCGAGCTGGGTCGAGCAGAACTGGTCGACCTGGCTGGCGATCGGTCTGCGGGTCCTGCTGATCCTGGTGATCGCCGGCGTGCTGAGAATGGTCGTGCGGCGGGCCATCACCAAGCTGATCGACCGGATGAACCGCACCGCCCAGGCGGTCGACGGCACCTCGATCGGCGGTCTGCTCGTCAACAACGAGCGCCGTCACCAGCGCTCGCAGGCGATCGGCTCGGTGCTGCGCTCGGTGGCCAGCTTCGCCATCCTGGGCACCGCGGCCCTGATGATCCTCGGCGCCTTCGAGATCAACCTGGCCCCGCTGCTGGCGTCGGCCGGTGTCGCGGGTGTGGCGATCGGTTTCGGCGCCCGCAACCTCGTCACGGACTTCCTCTCCGGTGTCTTCATGATCCTGGAGGACCAGTACGGCGTCGGCGACACCATCGACGCGGGCGTGGCCTCCGGCGAGGTCATCGAGGTCGGCCTCCGGGTGACCAAGCTGCGCGGCGACAGCGGCGAGATCTGGTACGTCCGCAACGGCGAGGTCAAGCGCATCGGCAACCTCTCCCAGGGCTGGGCGACGGCCGGCGTGGACGTGACCGTGCGGGCCTCCGAGGACCTCGACAAGGTCAAGCGGGTGCTGGGCGAGGTCGCCGAGAAGATGAGCAAGGAGGAGCCCTGGAACGAGCTCCTGTGGAGCCCGATCGAGGTCCTCGGCCTGGACAGCGTCCTGCTGGACTCCATGGTCGTGCGGGTCTCCGCCAAGACGATGCCCGGCAAGTCCCTCACGGTCGAGCGCGAGCTGCGCTGGCGCGTCAAGCGCGCCTTCGACGCGGCGGACATCCGTATCGTCGGCGGCGCGACCGTCCCCGCCGACGAGGAGTCCGCCGACCCGGCCGCGGCGGTCGCGGCCCCGTCGGTCTTCGCCAACTCCGAGTCGCCGCAGTCTGCGGCGGCCTCCCCGCTCGTGTCGGCACCGGTTCAGCGTCCGGCGCCGAAGTAG
- a CDS encoding HNH endonuclease, with amino-acid sequence MPHVLVLNASYEPLGVVPLRRALVLVLENKAVSLEESGAYMHSATVTVPAPSVVRLKRFVRVPYRGPVPLTRRALFARDGGRCMYCGGVATSVDHVIPRSRGGKHVWDNVVASCRRCNHVKADRHLFEIGWRLRHKPAPPTGLAWRIIGTGHRDPRWLPYLQAYGAEDAMARIDGISA; translated from the coding sequence GTGCCGCATGTCCTGGTACTCAACGCGTCGTACGAGCCCCTCGGCGTCGTACCGCTCCGCCGCGCGCTCGTCCTCGTCCTGGAGAACAAAGCGGTCTCCCTTGAGGAATCCGGCGCCTACATGCACAGCGCGACCGTCACAGTCCCCGCACCCAGCGTGGTCCGGCTCAAGCGATTCGTGCGGGTCCCCTATCGGGGGCCCGTTCCTCTCACCCGCAGGGCGCTCTTCGCCCGCGACGGGGGCCGGTGCATGTACTGCGGTGGCGTCGCAACCAGCGTCGACCACGTCATCCCGCGCAGCCGCGGGGGCAAGCACGTCTGGGACAACGTGGTGGCGTCCTGTCGCCGGTGCAACCACGTGAAGGCCGACCGGCATCTGTTCGAGATCGGCTGGCGGCTGCGCCACAAACCCGCTCCGCCCACCGGTCTGGCCTGGCGCATCATCGGCACCGGGCACAGGGACCCGCGCTGGCTGCCGTACTTGCAAGCGTACGGCGCGGAGGACGCCATGGCCCGGATCGACGGCATCTCAGCCTGA
- a CDS encoding FtsX-like permease family protein codes for MSAGSAARWGADLRMAWLLTRGSDRREWWRIGLTAGGAGLATGIGLAIVALNSLDGYYSVSFGDGLLNSASDRRNVGCVMGLLLVPVLGFLGQCARLGAVHRDRRLATLRLAGAGAWQVRRIAALESGPACLAGSLTATALGVPLLLHLWARPTALAWTGIALVAVAVPVLGAAVSALSLRRVVASPLGWVRRVRPVWGPGRALRAVSALLGVAGLLVGVSSFTGRPVRLALGPPALFVVVLLVGVATVSLAGTTARRLGGALASRAQSPALLIAAERLREDPWAAARTHAAVLLVTVVGAGFVGVRQVLLETLHTMRREGTLSTDLGYYTTGIDLTAAAILVALALTVTGLAVGTVESLATRRRGLAAQVAAGVPHRVLARALLLETALPLAPAVAVAGLGGTAIGFWYASLAAQRSGTALPYAALLVPLAVYAACLLAAATSLPLLRRSVRPAELRHS; via the coding sequence ATGAGCGCCGGCTCGGCAGCCCGTTGGGGCGCCGATCTGCGGATGGCCTGGCTGCTGACCCGCGGTTCCGACCGGCGGGAGTGGTGGCGGATCGGGCTCACGGCCGGCGGGGCGGGGCTCGCGACGGGGATCGGGCTGGCGATCGTCGCGCTGAACTCCCTGGACGGGTACTACTCCGTGTCCTTCGGAGACGGACTGCTCAACTCCGCGAGCGACCGGCGGAACGTGGGGTGCGTCATGGGGCTGCTGCTCGTCCCGGTGCTCGGGTTCCTCGGGCAGTGCGCGCGCCTCGGTGCGGTGCACCGGGACCGGCGGCTGGCCACGCTGCGGCTGGCGGGGGCCGGTGCGTGGCAGGTGCGGCGGATCGCGGCGCTGGAGTCGGGGCCGGCCTGCCTGGCGGGTTCGCTGACCGCCACGGCCCTCGGCGTACCGCTGCTGCTGCACCTGTGGGCCCGGCCCACCGCGCTCGCCTGGACCGGGATCGCCCTGGTCGCCGTGGCCGTACCGGTGCTGGGGGCGGCCGTGAGCGCGCTGTCGCTGCGACGCGTGGTGGCCTCACCGCTGGGCTGGGTCCGGCGGGTACGGCCTGTGTGGGGTCCGGGGCGGGCTTTGCGGGCGGTGAGCGCGCTGCTCGGGGTCGCGGGACTGCTCGTCGGCGTGTCGTCGTTCACCGGCCGCCCGGTCCGCCTCGCCCTCGGGCCGCCCGCGCTGTTCGTCGTGGTCCTGCTCGTCGGGGTCGCGACGGTGTCGCTGGCCGGTACGACGGCCCGGCGGCTGGGCGGGGCCCTGGCGTCCCGGGCCCAGAGCCCCGCACTGCTGATCGCGGCCGAACGGCTGCGGGAGGACCCGTGGGCAGCCGCCCGCACGCACGCCGCGGTGCTGCTGGTGACGGTCGTGGGGGCGGGTTTCGTGGGCGTGCGCCAGGTGCTGCTGGAGACCCTGCACACCATGCGCCGCGAGGGGACGCTGTCGACGGACCTGGGGTACTACACGACCGGCATCGACCTGACGGCCGCCGCGATCCTCGTCGCCCTCGCGCTGACCGTGACGGGGCTGGCCGTGGGCACCGTCGAGTCCCTCGCCACCCGGCGCCGGGGGCTGGCCGCCCAGGTCGCCGCCGGGGTGCCGCACCGGGTGCTGGCCAGGGCGCTGCTCCTGGAGACCGCGCTGCCGCTGGCTCCCGCGGTCGCGGTGGCGGGCCTGGGCGGTACGGCGATCGGCTTCTGGTACGCGTCACTGGCCGCGCAGCGGTCGGGCACGGCCCTGCCGTACGCCGCTCTCCTGGTCCCGCTCGCGGTGTACGCGGCCTGTCTGCTGGCCGCCGCCACGTCACTGCCGCTGCTGCGCCGCTCGGTCCGCCCCGCGGAACTCCGGCACAGCTGA
- a CDS encoding ABC transporter ATP-binding protein encodes MNTKGDVTVPLLEGRGLVKAYGPTQALRGASVRLDEGEILAVTGTSGSGKSTLLHCLAGIVGPDEGSVSYAGERLDRLPEKRLSELRRTEFGVVFQFGQLIPELTALDNVALPLLLAGLTRADAHTRAGEWLERFGVRGQAGLRPGEMSGGQAQRTALARALITGPKVVFADEPTGALDSLASEQVMTALVHTARESGTAVLLITHDAQVAAYADREVRMADGAVVAVGVTA; translated from the coding sequence ATGAACACCAAGGGGGACGTCACGGTGCCACTGCTCGAAGGGCGCGGGCTCGTCAAGGCGTACGGCCCGACACAGGCCCTGCGCGGCGCCTCGGTCCGGCTGGACGAGGGCGAGATCCTCGCCGTCACCGGCACCAGCGGCAGCGGGAAGTCGACGCTGCTGCACTGCCTGGCCGGGATCGTCGGACCGGACGAGGGTTCGGTGTCCTACGCCGGTGAGCGCCTCGACCGCCTGCCCGAGAAGCGGCTGAGCGAACTGCGCCGTACGGAGTTCGGCGTGGTCTTCCAGTTCGGGCAGCTCATCCCCGAACTGACGGCGCTCGACAACGTGGCGCTGCCGCTGCTGCTCGCGGGCCTGACCCGCGCCGACGCCCACACGCGGGCCGGTGAGTGGCTGGAGCGCTTCGGAGTGCGCGGCCAGGCCGGGCTGCGGCCCGGCGAGATGAGCGGCGGGCAGGCCCAGCGGACGGCGCTGGCCCGGGCCCTGATCACCGGACCGAAGGTCGTCTTCGCGGACGAGCCGACCGGCGCGCTGGACTCCCTGGCGAGCGAGCAGGTCATGACGGCCCTGGTCCACACGGCCCGCGAGTCGGGCACGGCGGTCCTGCTGATCACCCATGACGCCCAGGTGGCCGCGTACGCGGACCGCGAGGTGCGGATGGCCGACGGGGCCGTTGTTGCGGTGGGAGTGACGGCATGA
- a CDS encoding PadR family transcriptional regulator, which translates to MSIRHILLGLLAGGPSHGYDLKRRHDDRFPEARPLAYGQVYTTLQRLVRDGLAEVEGTDSDGGPERTRYRSTEAGARELAEWAGQIAPPAPFVTNEIFAKVVVSILSGGDPDAYLRAQRAAHMARMRELTAVKTAKGADLATVLSADYALNHLDADLRWMTTTAARLTTLTAEVDSA; encoded by the coding sequence ATGAGCATCCGCCACATCCTGCTGGGGCTGCTCGCCGGAGGGCCGAGCCATGGCTACGACCTCAAGCGACGCCACGACGACCGTTTCCCCGAGGCCCGTCCACTGGCCTACGGGCAGGTCTACACGACCCTCCAGCGCCTGGTCCGGGACGGTCTCGCCGAGGTCGAGGGCACGGACTCCGACGGCGGGCCGGAGCGCACCAGGTACCGCTCGACCGAGGCGGGCGCGCGTGAGCTGGCCGAGTGGGCCGGGCAGATCGCCCCGCCCGCACCCTTCGTGACCAACGAGATCTTCGCCAAGGTCGTCGTCTCGATCCTGTCCGGCGGCGACCCGGACGCCTATCTGCGGGCCCAGCGGGCCGCCCACATGGCGCGGATGCGGGAGCTCACGGCGGTCAAGACCGCCAAGGGGGCCGACCTCGCGACCGTGCTCTCGGCGGACTACGCCCTCAACCACCTCGACGCCGACCTCCGCTGGATGACCACCACGGCGGCCCGGCTCACCACTTTGACCGCCGAGGTCGACTCGGCATGA